The window GTTGGTGAATATGAACCCGCCCGATCCATATCCGTACCCACATCCGTTTCCTAGCCAGTACGCACTCCCATCAGGATTTGAACAGCGTCGTTACATCATTGATGAACCAGATATTCTACATGTGGTCTACAACTCAAGTCAAAGCCCATACCAATCCGTCATGGCTCAACCCCACACTCGATCATTATTGCCAGCATCGTCACCCATTTGCTTAAAACTTTGTCTAGGTGTTGGAAGTAGCTCACAAGACCAAACGCAAACCAAAGAACCAAACGATGCAACAAGAGAGATGGATGCTGAGAAAGAAGATCATGACCTTTCCCTTTATCTCTCACTCAAGTTATGATGCTGTAATCTTTCTCTTTTAAATAATATCTTG of the Brassica rapa cultivar Chiifu-401-42 chromosome A03, CAAS_Brap_v3.01, whole genome shotgun sequence genome contains:
- the LOC103855612 gene encoding zinc finger protein GIS, with translation MDPVDMLSSESSYGSDVSDDGIATELMEQATYKCNYCPKTYSKGQALGGHQNVHKREREITKRQERAMLVNMNPPDPYPYPHPFPSQYALPSGFEQRRYIIDEPDILHVVYNSSQSPYQSVMAQPHTRSLLPASSPICLKLCLGVGSSSQDQTQTKEPNDATREMDAEKEDHDLSLYLSLKL